Below is a genomic region from Vibrio pomeroyi.
TACAGCGACGATAAGTTCTAAGAGAGTGAAGCCGTTTTGTCTGCTCATATTTACCAACGAATGAATCTGATTAAGTGACGGTTTGAGGGTAATCGAAATGCTAAAACCATTACAGAGAGTAGGTGTAAGTACAAGCTGATGGTCTAATTCGAAATTATGATTAAATCATTAATTAACAAAGGGTTATGTGTGTGTCTTTGTTGTTTTGCGTAATGTAAGCCTACGTAAGCGTTCACATTGGTGCTGTTACCTTGTTTATTAATCATTCAAAGTTCTAACTTGTTGATAAAAAACTTTATTAACCGACTTATCGAACGAATAAAAATTGGCTTTCGACTTCGTTTGACGGGATTGGCTTGCTAAACAAATACCCTTGAAGGTATTGGTAGCCACAGCCGATTAAGAAGTCTTTTTGTGTTTCGGTCTCGACGCCTTCAGCCACCACTTTGAGCCCCAACTTGTCGCAAATTGCGTGGGTCGCTTGGACAATCGCTTTGCTTCCTTTGTGTGAGCCGTGAACAAAGCTTTTATCGAGTTTTACGGTGCTAATTGGTAAGTCGTGCAGCATAGAGAGGGAAGAGTAGCCAGTGCCGAAATCATCAAGGTGGAGTTCAACGCCTAATTTAGAGATGTCGCTTAATGCTTGCCTTACTTCACCATGCTTGAAAATCATCGAAGACTCAGTGATCTCAAGTGCAATGTTTTGAGGTTGGATATTGTAGAAATTGAGCATCGCAGACAGCTGTTCAGCAAAGGTTGCGTGCATCTGAATACTCGAGATGTTGATGCTCATCATCAGCTCGCTATCAAACTCTCGATGCCATATTGATAGCTGCTTCAGTGCTGAATTGAGTACCCACTTTCCGAGTGGCACTATCTGCCCAGTTTCTTCCGCCAAGGTGATGAATTCATCAGGGCCAATGTTACCGAGCTCTTTGTCTGACCATCGAAGTAGCGCTTCAAAGCCCTTCACCTTGTCGCTGTTGGTGTTCATGATCGGCTGATAATGCAGATCGAGATCTTCGTTTTCTAGGGCTTGGGTTAATCGATGGCGGATTTCTACTTTTCGGTGAAGCGTTTGTGCTAAGTCTGGAGTGAAGGTTTGGAAGCGGTTTCGACCATTGGCTTTAGCAATGTGCATCGCCATTCCCGCTTGTTTGAGCAATGATTCTTGATCCACGGCATTATCGGGGAAATGTGCAGTACCAATGCTGCAACCGACAGAGAGCGTACCAATACCTCTTATATGAAAGCTTCGGTTCAAGGCATCAATAATGCGCGTGCAAAGCAGTGGGATATTTTGATTTCGGCAGGTGTGGGCGATCACAATAAATTCATCACCACCGAATCGGCCAATCATGCAGGTCTCATCAACGAGCTGCTTTAGACGTTCACCCACTTGTTTGAGTAGTTGGTCACCGACACTGTGCCCGTAGGTGTCATTAACAAGTTTGAAGCCATCAAGATCAACGAACATCAACTCAAAAGGCGAGCGATAGGCAATACTGGTTTCTAAGAGGTTGGTGATTCCACGACGATTGTATAGCTCGGTTAAACAGTCGTGCTCTGCATTGTATCTGGCCTTGATCAGCTTCTCTTTCTGTTTGGTGGTACAAGTCAGGTTTAACAGCAGTTCACTCTTATCAAATAGCCATTTTCCCTGCACATCAAAGTGGTGGGGTTTATCATCAATATGGCAGCTGACTTCTTCTAAAATCTCTCGCCCTTTGCGTGCAGAGAACAACCAGTGGGCTGCAATTTCTTCACTTGAAACAAAGTCGGAGAGGGTGGAAAACGGTACGCCATAATTCTGAGAAAAAGCAGAGTTAGCACTCACTACCGCTCCCGTTCTATCAAATAGAAGGGAGAGGTTTGAACCGTCCGAGCAAGCGAGG
It encodes:
- a CDS encoding EAL domain-containing protein, producing MSSVGFVRPKYPCAEFNMMTSYQPFEYLQCPIWIYDIDNKRITWANSSALPLWESESLFELTSRDFSVEMSKAIEATLEEYQRQFLRNQSIKTWWNFTPKYIAKRALCLFSGIPLPDGRTGMLVQVVAEEGSLKHDLACSDGSNLSLLFDRTGAVVSANSAFSQNYGVPFSTLSDFVSSEEIAAHWLFSARKGREILEEVSCHIDDKPHHFDVQGKWLFDKSELLLNLTCTTKQKEKLIKARYNAEHDCLTELYNRRGITNLLETSIAYRSPFELMFVDLDGFKLVNDTYGHSVGDQLLKQVGERLKQLVDETCMIGRFGGDEFIVIAHTCRNQNIPLLCTRIIDALNRSFHIRGIGTLSVGCSIGTAHFPDNAVDQESLLKQAGMAMHIAKANGRNRFQTFTPDLAQTLHRKVEIRHRLTQALENEDLDLHYQPIMNTNSDKVKGFEALLRWSDKELGNIGPDEFITLAEETGQIVPLGKWVLNSALKQLSIWHREFDSELMMSINISSIQMHATFAEQLSAMLNFYNIQPQNIALEITESSMIFKHGEVRQALSDISKLGVELHLDDFGTGYSSLSMLHDLPISTVKLDKSFVHGSHKGSKAIVQATHAICDKLGLKVVAEGVETETQKDFLIGCGYQYLQGYLFSKPIPSNEVESQFLFVR